In the Lysinibacillus sp. PLM2 genome, one interval contains:
- the cbiL gene encoding precorrin-2 C(20)-methyltransferase: MTIGTLYGIGVGPGDPELITVKAFRKLQECSVIAYPKKLRGSKSYAHRIVEVYINPEEKIMLGLVFPMTKDEETLRTEWAKSVAAIYQYLAKGQDVAFVTEGDPMLYSTFIHLMKIMKETHPEVPMETVAGISSFNGSANRLGIPLADGDEYVAMIPATEDMGEMRRVLETHDAVVFIKIAKVLDDMLDLLEDMNLLYGTHVVTKVTSDEEIIWNVADLRGTELNYLSCMVVRK; the protein is encoded by the coding sequence TGGTGATCCGGAATTAATAACAGTGAAGGCTTTTCGTAAATTGCAAGAATGTTCAGTGATTGCTTATCCGAAAAAACTGCGAGGTAGTAAATCCTATGCTCATCGTATTGTAGAGGTGTATATCAATCCCGAAGAAAAAATAATGCTCGGTTTAGTTTTCCCAATGACAAAGGATGAGGAAACTTTAAGAACAGAATGGGCAAAATCGGTGGCGGCCATTTATCAATATTTAGCTAAGGGGCAAGATGTTGCTTTTGTAACGGAAGGCGATCCGATGCTTTATAGTACATTTATTCATTTAATGAAGATTATGAAGGAAACACATCCAGAAGTTCCGATGGAAACTGTAGCCGGTATTTCATCATTTAATGGCTCAGCTAACCGCTTAGGTATACCCCTTGCGGATGGTGATGAATATGTAGCAATGATACCAGCAACTGAAGACATGGGAGAAATGCGTCGTGTTTTAGAAACTCATGATGCTGTGGTGTTTATTAAAATAGCGAAGGTACTAGATGACATGCTGGATTTGTTAGAAGATATGAATTTGCTTTATGGTACACATGTTGTCACAAAGGTAACATCTGACGAAGAAATCATTTGGAATGTAGCTGACTTACGTGGAACAGAGTTGAACTATTTATCTTGTATGGTGGTGCGTAAATAA